A single genomic interval of Helianthus annuus cultivar XRQ/B chromosome 13, HanXRQr2.0-SUNRISE, whole genome shotgun sequence harbors:
- the LOC110897319 gene encoding delta(12) fatty acid desaturase DES8.11, with product MGAGGNMNVTSGGKNVLDRVPVKKTPFEISDLKKAIPQHCFKRDLQRSLYYLFGDIAICFTWYQLASNCIPLLPTPLTYLAWPIYWFVQGSSFMGIWSIGHDLGHHAFSEYQWLDDAIGFVAHSAFLTPYFSFKYSHRSHHAHTNSMEYDEVWIPKRKADTFYSEILNNPLGNLFMTFVRLLLSFPMYFTFNIHGRPYNGFASHFYPNSPIFNDSERKQIWLSDAGMAVAFYVLYKIASATSFTWLFCIYGAPLLVMNAHFIFFTFLHHSHPSLAHFDSREWDWIRGALSTVDRDYGIFNHVFHDVTCSHVVHHLISTIPHYHTMEATKAVKPILGDYYKYDDTPILEAFWRETKNCIYVEPDEGAEDSGVYWFRK from the coding sequence ATGGGAGCAGGTGGTAATATGAATGTCACCAGCGGCGGCAAAAACGTCCTTGATCGTGTTCCGGTTAAGAAAACTCCTTTCGAGATTAGTGATCTCAAGAAGGCGATACCACAACACTGTTTTAAACGAGATCTTCAACGTTCTCTATACTACCTTTTCGGTGACATAGCCATATGCTTTACGTGGTACCAACTTGCATCAAATTGCATACCTCTTCTACCTACACCCCTCACTTACCTAGCATGGCCGATTTATTGGTTCGTCCAAGGTAGTAGTTTTATGGGTATATGGAGTATCGGTCATGATTTGGGCCATCACGCCTTTAGCGAATACCAATGGCTTGATGATGCTATTGGCTTTGTCGCCCACTCTGCTTTCCTCACTCCATACTTCTCTTTTAAATATAGTCACCGCAGCCACCATGCTCACACTAATTCAATGGAGTACGATGAGGTTTGGATCCCCAAAAGGAAGGCGGACACCTTCTATTCCGAAATTCTCAACAACCCATtgggaaacctgttcatgactttTGTGAGGTTGCTTCTAAGCTTTCCCATGTACTTTACCTTCAATATCCACGGCCGGCCATACAATGGGTTCGCAAGCCACTTCTACCCAAACAGTCCTATCTTCAACGATAGCGAACGCAAGCAAATTTGGCTCTCTGACGCTGGGATGGCTGTTGCTTTCTATGTTCTTTACAAGATTGCATCCGCCACAAGTTTTACGTGGTTGTTTTGCATCTATGGAGCTCCTTTGCTGGTTATGAACGCTCatttcatctttttcacctttcTACACCACAGCCATCCTTCACTAGCTCATTTCGACTCTAGAGAATGGGACTGGATCCGAGGTGCTTTATCGACAGTGGACAGGGATTATGGAATCTTCAACCATGTTTTTCATGATGTTACATGTTCTCATGTTGTGCACCATCTGATATCAACCATCCCACATTACCATACCATGGAAGCAACCAAGGCTGTGAAGCCCATTCTCGGTGACTACTACAAGTACGATGATACCCCCATCCTGGAGGCTTTCTGGAGAGAAACAAAGAACTGCATCTACGTTGAGCCAGATGAAGGTGCTGAAGATAGTGGTGTTTATTGGTTCCGCAAGTAA